The following proteins are encoded in a genomic region of Xanthomonas cassavae CFBP 4642:
- a CDS encoding discoidin domain-containing protein — translation MTAIAAAGAAQAQERVLDGFNDIGAWRLVVSNQVSGSLRPVATTSGGHALCLDYNFNGVSGYVGIRRNLPIEYPDNYRLGFALRGDSPSNDLQVKLIDASGDNVWWVNRPGFAFPKNWTTFSYRKRNIEKAWGPGQDKQLRSSADVEFTIYNKVGGKGTVCFDRLTLTPLPPEDTSPLKAEAITDTAPALEQRLADGKPDTFWLSGAVKQQTVTLDLGKVREFGGAIVQWVPGLQASHYVVRSSADGRSWRDLRTVTAGAGGTDWLALPDTEARYLRFDLKDGPNWRYGIKEVQLQPLAFAATPNDFIKSLAAQLPRGSYPRGFSGEQPYWTILGLDGGTEQGLIGEDGAVEVGKGGFSIEPFVVTGGKVLHWSDVSSEQSLQDDYLPIPSVDWHHDLMNLRVTAFVQGTPEQAQLVARYQLHNTGKDAREFTLALAVRPFQVNPPSQFLNTLGGVSRIEQLAVEGAQVSVNGKPRVFAAQRPDAGFASAFDSGMDVSHLTAATPPATTQVKDETGLASGVLLYRWKLEPGQRREVALVIPQTGTAQLPAGFDADTAQQQVAQQWRSKLDRVRISVPAEGKPVVDTLRTALAHMLISRIGPRLQPGTRSYSRSWIRDGAMISEGLLRLGREDVVRDYVDWFAPYQFADGMVPCCVDDRGSDPVPENDSHGELIYNIAEYYRYTGDRAFLEKMWPHVTGAVDYMEKLRASERTEDNFMRNPAFYGMMPVSISHEGYSAKPVHSYWDNFWALRGYKDAAMLAGALDKPDDVARFGAARDEFSGDLIASLGAAVRQHSLDFLPGSAELGDFDATSTTIALTPGGEQQRLPQDLLSNTFERYWKEFSDRRDSKREWKDYTPYEWRNVAAFVRLGWRERAWDATAFFFKDRAPQPWNQWAEVVSRTPRKPFFVGDLPHAWVASDFVRSVLDMFAYTRESDQSVVIAAGTPTRWFEGKGIGIAELRTPYGRLNYTLQRSEKQLVLQLQSGLLMPPGGVVFPWPYQGEPGKASVNGETVDWHNGELRIQQLPATVQIDVPSAVRRAEEAAQ, via the coding sequence ATGACCGCCATTGCCGCCGCGGGCGCGGCACAGGCGCAGGAGCGCGTGCTCGATGGCTTCAACGACATCGGCGCCTGGCGCCTGGTGGTGTCCAATCAGGTCAGCGGTTCGCTGCGCCCGGTGGCCACCACCTCCGGCGGCCATGCGCTGTGCCTGGATTACAACTTCAACGGCGTGTCCGGCTATGTCGGCATCCGCCGTAACCTGCCCATCGAGTACCCGGACAATTACCGGCTTGGCTTCGCGCTGCGCGGCGACTCGCCGTCCAACGATCTGCAGGTCAAGCTGATCGATGCCAGTGGCGATAACGTGTGGTGGGTCAACCGCCCCGGCTTTGCATTTCCGAAGAACTGGACCACCTTCAGCTACCGCAAGCGCAACATCGAAAAAGCCTGGGGTCCGGGCCAGGACAAGCAGCTGCGCAGCAGCGCAGATGTGGAATTCACCATCTACAACAAGGTCGGCGGCAAGGGCACGGTGTGCTTCGACCGCCTGACGCTGACGCCGTTGCCGCCGGAAGACACCTCGCCGCTCAAGGCCGAGGCCATCACCGACACCGCGCCGGCACTGGAACAGCGCCTGGCCGACGGCAAGCCGGACACGTTCTGGCTCAGCGGCGCGGTCAAGCAACAGACGGTCACGCTGGATCTGGGCAAGGTGCGCGAATTCGGCGGTGCCATCGTGCAGTGGGTGCCGGGCCTGCAGGCCTCGCACTATGTGGTGCGCTCTTCGGCCGATGGCCGCAGCTGGCGCGATCTGCGCACTGTCACTGCCGGCGCCGGCGGCACCGATTGGCTGGCGCTCCCCGATACCGAAGCGCGCTATCTGCGTTTCGATCTCAAGGACGGCCCCAACTGGCGCTACGGCATCAAGGAAGTGCAATTGCAGCCGCTGGCATTTGCCGCAACGCCCAATGACTTCATCAAGTCGCTGGCCGCGCAGCTACCGCGTGGCAGTTATCCGCGCGGCTTCTCCGGCGAGCAGCCGTACTGGACCATCCTGGGTCTGGATGGCGGCACCGAGCAGGGCCTGATCGGCGAAGACGGTGCGGTGGAAGTGGGCAAGGGCGGTTTCAGTATCGAACCGTTCGTGGTCACCGGTGGCAAGGTGCTGCACTGGTCCGACGTCAGCAGCGAGCAAAGCCTGCAGGACGACTACCTGCCGATTCCCAGCGTCGACTGGCACCACGACCTGATGAACCTGCGCGTCACCGCGTTCGTGCAGGGCACTCCGGAGCAGGCGCAACTGGTCGCACGTTATCAACTACATAACACCGGCAAGGACGCGCGCGAGTTCACCCTGGCCCTGGCGGTGCGTCCGTTCCAGGTCAATCCGCCGTCGCAGTTCCTCAATACCCTGGGCGGCGTCAGCCGGATCGAACAACTGGCGGTGGAGGGCGCGCAGGTCAGCGTCAACGGCAAGCCGCGGGTATTCGCCGCACAACGTCCGGATGCCGGCTTTGCCAGCGCCTTCGACAGCGGCATGGATGTCAGCCATCTCACCGCCGCCACGCCACCCGCCACGACCCAGGTCAAGGACGAAACCGGCCTTGCGTCGGGTGTGCTGCTGTATCGCTGGAAGCTGGAGCCGGGCCAACGGCGCGAGGTGGCGCTGGTGATCCCGCAGACCGGCACCGCGCAGTTGCCTGCCGGCTTCGATGCCGACACGGCGCAGCAGCAGGTCGCCCAGCAGTGGCGCAGCAAGCTCGATCGGGTGCGCATCAGCGTGCCGGCCGAAGGCAAGCCGGTGGTCGATACCTTGCGCACGGCACTGGCGCATATGCTGATCTCGCGCATTGGCCCGCGGCTGCAGCCGGGCACGCGCTCGTACTCGCGCAGCTGGATCCGCGACGGCGCCATGATCTCCGAAGGGCTGTTGCGGCTCGGCCGCGAAGATGTGGTGCGCGACTATGTCGACTGGTTCGCGCCGTACCAATTCGCCGATGGCATGGTGCCGTGCTGCGTGGACGACCGCGGCAGCGACCCGGTGCCCGAGAACGACAGCCACGGCGAGCTGATCTACAACATTGCCGAGTACTACCGTTACACCGGCGACAGGGCGTTCCTGGAGAAGATGTGGCCGCACGTCACCGGCGCGGTCGACTACATGGAAAAACTGCGTGCCAGCGAACGCACCGAAGACAACTTCATGCGTAACCCGGCCTTCTACGGAATGATGCCGGTGTCGATCAGCCACGAAGGCTATTCGGCCAAGCCGGTGCATTCGTACTGGGACAACTTCTGGGCGCTGCGCGGCTACAAGGATGCGGCGATGCTGGCCGGCGCGCTCGACAAGCCGGACGATGTTGCCCGCTTCGGCGCGGCACGCGATGAGTTCAGCGGCGACCTGATCGCCTCGCTGGGTGCGGCAGTACGCCAGCACAGCCTGGATTTCCTGCCTGGCTCGGCCGAGCTTGGCGATTTCGATGCCACCTCCACCACCATCGCGCTGACCCCGGGTGGCGAACAGCAGCGGCTGCCGCAGGACTTGTTGAGCAACACCTTCGAGCGCTACTGGAAGGAATTTTCCGATCGTCGCGACAGCAAGCGCGAATGGAAGGACTACACCCCCTACGAGTGGCGCAACGTCGCCGCGTTCGTGCGCCTGGGCTGGCGCGAGCGTGCCTGGGACGCCACCGCGTTCTTCTTCAAGGACCGTGCACCGCAGCCGTGGAACCAATGGGCCGAAGTGGTCTCGCGCACGCCGCGTAAACCGTTCTTCGTCGGCGACCTGCCGCATGCCTGGGTGGCGTCGGACTTCGTGCGCTCGGTGCTGGACATGTTCGCCTACACCCGCGAATCGGATCAGAGCGTGGTGATCGCCGCCGGGACCCCGACGCGCTGGTTCGAAGGCAAGGGTATCGGCATCGCCGAACTGCGCACGCCTTACGGACGCCTCAACTACACCTTGCAGCGCAGCGAAAAACAGCTGGTGCTGCAGCTGCAGTCTGGCCTGCTGATGCCGCCTGGTGGCGTGGTGTTCCCCTGGCCTTACCAGGGCGAACCCGGCAAGGCCAGCGTCAATGGCGAAACGGTGGACTGGCACAACGGCGAGTTGCGTATCCAGCAACTGCCGGCCACGGTGCAGATCGATGTCCCCAGCGCGGTGCGGCGGGCCGAAGAGGCTGCGCAATGA
- a CDS encoding carbohydrate ABC transporter permease — MSRDVGESRWNAVLINGGLLVLALISLAPLLWMLSVSFMPTGEASRFPPPMLPSAFTLANYHELFARTGMARNFANSLLVSGLITLGSLLINTMAGYAFAKLQFVGRERIFKILMAALVIPAQVAMLPLFLLMKQLHLVNTIGGVVVPALATVFGIFLVRQYARSIPDELIEAARIDGASEMRIFFQIVLPMLKPVLVTLTIFTFMGSWNDFMWPLIVLTDQEQYTLPVALAALSREHIMDVELMMAGAVVTVIPVLLLFLALQRYYIQGLLLGSVKG, encoded by the coding sequence ATGAGTCGAGATGTCGGCGAGTCGCGCTGGAATGCCGTGCTGATCAACGGCGGCTTGCTGGTGCTGGCCCTGATCAGCCTGGCGCCGCTGCTGTGGATGCTGTCGGTCTCCTTCATGCCCACCGGCGAGGCCAGCCGCTTTCCGCCGCCGATGCTGCCGTCGGCGTTCACCCTGGCCAACTACCACGAGCTGTTCGCGCGCACCGGCATGGCGCGCAACTTCGCCAACAGCCTGCTGGTGTCCGGGCTGATCACGCTCGGCTCGCTGCTGATCAACACCATGGCCGGCTATGCCTTCGCCAAGCTGCAGTTCGTCGGCCGCGAGCGCATCTTCAAGATCCTGATGGCGGCGCTGGTGATCCCGGCGCAGGTGGCGATGCTGCCGCTGTTCCTGCTGATGAAGCAGCTGCATCTGGTCAACACCATCGGCGGGGTGGTGGTGCCGGCGTTGGCCACGGTGTTCGGCATCTTCCTGGTGCGCCAATACGCGCGCAGCATTCCCGATGAACTGATCGAGGCCGCACGCATCGACGGCGCCAGCGAGATGCGGATCTTCTTCCAGATCGTGCTGCCGATGCTCAAGCCGGTGCTGGTCACCCTGACCATCTTCACCTTCATGGGCTCGTGGAACGACTTCATGTGGCCGCTGATCGTGCTGACCGACCAGGAGCAATACACCTTGCCGGTGGCGCTGGCGGCGCTGTCGCGCGAGCACATCATGGACGTGGAACTGATGATGGCCGGTGCGGTGGTGACGGTGATTCCGGTGCTGCTATTGTTCCTGGCGCTGCAGCGTTACTACATCCAAGGTCTTCTGCTGGGGAGTGTGAAGGGGTGA
- a CDS encoding carbohydrate ABC transporter permease, which produces MMKRNSVAGWVFAAPSILVLGMFFGVPVLAALVLSVTDFDLYALADSSHLRFVGLGNYIELLQTPLFWKSLWNTTYFVLLGVPMSIGVSLGAALLLNAKASRFKALFRTALFAPVVTTLVAVAVIWRYLFHIKYGLVNFGLSHLGIAPIDWLGDPRWAMPTIMLFAVWKNFGYNMVIFLAGLQAIPQDLYEAARIDGASRWKQFLHITLPMLGPVLMVVGVITISGYFQLFAEPYVMTRGDPLQSTVSVLYFMFEEGFKWWNLGRASAVAFLLFLIILAVTSVMLRFGRKKDLI; this is translated from the coding sequence ATGATGAAGCGTAATTCCGTCGCCGGCTGGGTGTTCGCCGCACCGTCGATCCTGGTGCTGGGCATGTTCTTCGGCGTGCCGGTGCTCGCCGCGCTGGTGCTCAGCGTCACCGACTTCGACCTGTACGCGCTGGCCGACAGCAGCCATCTGCGCTTCGTCGGCCTGGGCAACTACATCGAGCTGCTGCAGACGCCGCTGTTCTGGAAGTCGTTGTGGAACACCACGTATTTCGTGCTGCTGGGCGTGCCGATGTCGATCGGCGTCTCGCTGGGCGCGGCATTGCTGCTCAACGCCAAGGCCTCGCGCTTCAAGGCGTTGTTCCGTACCGCCTTGTTCGCCCCGGTGGTGACCACGCTGGTGGCGGTGGCGGTGATCTGGCGTTATCTGTTCCACATCAAATATGGCCTGGTCAACTTCGGGCTGAGCCATCTCGGCATCGCTCCGATCGACTGGCTGGGCGATCCGCGCTGGGCCATGCCCACCATCATGCTGTTTGCGGTGTGGAAGAACTTCGGCTACAACATGGTGATCTTCCTGGCCGGCTTGCAGGCGATCCCGCAGGATCTGTACGAAGCCGCGCGCATCGACGGCGCGTCGCGCTGGAAGCAGTTCCTGCACATCACCTTGCCGATGCTCGGCCCGGTGCTGATGGTGGTCGGGGTGATCACCATCTCCGGCTATTTCCAGCTGTTCGCCGAGCCCTACGTGATGACCCGCGGCGACCCACTGCAGAGCACCGTCAGCGTGCTGTATTTCATGTTCGAGGAAGGCTTCAAGTGGTGGAACCTCGGCCGCGCGTCGGCGGTGGCGTTCCTGTTGTTCCTGATCATCCTGGCGGTGACCAGCGTGATGCTGCGCTTTGGCCGCAAGAAGGACCTGATATGA
- a CDS encoding sugar ABC transporter substrate-binding protein, protein MRLLKLLMLAATLCAGVAGCDRSDPAKTTVRFWAMGKEAEVVAELVADFEKQNPDIQVDVQNIPMTAAHEKLLTAFAADGLPDVCQLGNTWLPEFALLDTLEPMQSYVARSTIVDPADYFPGVWDTNVFDGTLYGVPWYVDTRLLFYRKDLLREAGYSEMPKTWAEMEQVMAAIKRKVGPDHYAILMPLNEFEQQLSFALQQDDRLLRDHDNYGNFRGEGFRKALGFYDNMYQKGWAPKVSETQVSNVWYEFFNGYYAFYLSGPWNVREFKLRQPPGMEGKWGTAPLPGPNGLGAGIAGGSSLVIFKSSQQKDASWKLIEYLSQPQVQARFHAIIGDLPPRRSTWALPSLANDELAHAFGDQLERVKATPKVLEWERIVQEMRLVTERVVRGGQSHEAAVQELDKRVDEILAKRRWIFEQEGGHVGPAGETATPAVAPAAAETTAPAAAAGQGATR, encoded by the coding sequence GTGCGCCTTTTGAAACTGTTGATGTTGGCCGCCACCCTGTGTGCAGGTGTGGCGGGATGTGATCGCTCCGATCCGGCCAAGACCACCGTGCGCTTCTGGGCGATGGGCAAGGAGGCCGAAGTGGTGGCCGAGCTGGTGGCCGACTTCGAGAAGCAGAATCCGGACATCCAGGTCGATGTGCAGAACATCCCAATGACCGCGGCACACGAAAAACTGCTCACCGCCTTCGCCGCCGATGGCTTGCCGGACGTGTGCCAGCTCGGCAACACCTGGCTGCCGGAATTCGCCCTGCTGGACACGCTGGAGCCGATGCAGTCATACGTGGCGCGCTCGACCATCGTCGACCCGGCCGATTATTTCCCCGGCGTGTGGGACACCAATGTGTTCGATGGCACCCTGTACGGGGTGCCGTGGTATGTGGACACGCGGCTGCTGTTCTACCGCAAGGATCTGTTGCGCGAGGCCGGCTACAGCGAAATGCCCAAGACCTGGGCCGAGATGGAACAGGTGATGGCCGCGATCAAGCGCAAGGTCGGCCCGGACCATTACGCCATCCTGATGCCGCTCAACGAGTTCGAGCAGCAGCTGTCGTTCGCGCTGCAGCAGGACGACCGCCTGCTGCGCGACCACGACAACTACGGCAACTTCCGCGGCGAAGGCTTCCGCAAGGCGCTGGGCTTCTACGACAACATGTATCAAAAGGGCTGGGCGCCGAAGGTCTCCGAGACCCAGGTGTCCAACGTCTGGTACGAATTCTTCAACGGCTACTACGCGTTCTATCTGTCGGGCCCCTGGAACGTGCGCGAGTTCAAGCTGCGCCAGCCGCCGGGCATGGAAGGCAAGTGGGGCACCGCGCCGTTGCCGGGCCCCAATGGCCTGGGCGCCGGCATTGCCGGCGGCTCCAGCCTGGTGATCTTCAAGTCGTCGCAGCAGAAGGACGCCAGCTGGAAGCTCATCGAATATCTCTCGCAGCCGCAGGTGCAGGCGCGTTTCCACGCCATCATCGGCGACCTGCCGCCGCGCCGCAGTACCTGGGCGTTGCCTTCGCTGGCCAACGACGAACTGGCGCATGCCTTCGGCGACCAGCTGGAGCGGGTCAAGGCTACGCCCAAGGTGCTGGAGTGGGAGCGCATCGTGCAGGAAATGCGTCTGGTGACCGAGCGCGTGGTGCGTGGCGGTCAATCGCACGAGGCGGCCGTGCAGGAACTGGATAAACGCGTGGACGAGATCCTGGCCAAGCGCCGCTGGATCTTCGAACAGGAGGGTGGGCATGTCGGTCCGGCCGGTGAGACGGCTACGCCGGCGGTAGCGCCGGCTGCTGCAGAAACCACCGCGCCAGCTGCCGCAGCGGGCCAGGGAGCCACACGATGA